The following are encoded in a window of Flavobacterium psychrotrophum genomic DNA:
- a CDS encoding single-stranded DNA-binding protein, translating into MEITGRLTRDATVRAVGEKEVVNFSVAVNNTYRDKSGERKTDTEYFNCSYWISPKVAQFLTKGSVVQVSGWLKGRAYTTSDGQPKTSLDLRTDRIIFHGSGQPRGQQDTAGITVNEAEVITQGEEHDDLPF; encoded by the coding sequence ATGGAAATTACTGGAAGGCTGACACGCGACGCAACAGTGCGGGCGGTTGGCGAAAAGGAGGTGGTAAATTTCTCGGTAGCGGTAAACAATACCTACCGGGATAAAAGCGGGGAACGAAAAACCGACACGGAATACTTTAACTGTTCCTATTGGATAAGCCCGAAGGTAGCGCAATTCCTTACCAAAGGCAGTGTGGTGCAGGTATCGGGATGGCTGAAGGGTCGTGCCTATACAACCAGTGATGGGCAACCCAAAACATCATTGGATTTACGGACAGACCGTATCATTTTCCACGGTAGTGGGCAGCCACGTGGGCAGCAGGATACAGCAGGCATAACCGTAAACGAAGCGGAAGTGATAACACAAGGCGAAGAACACGATGACCTGCCTTTTTAA
- a CDS encoding DUF932 domain-containing protein, producing the protein MGHNLNFNVQTGEYSFFSVQQKAWHGLGQIVSDYPTSAEAIAFAGLDYEIAKAPNTHNLPSGNSIQSKSSFFTYRTDNEAVLGVAVGKDYHIVQNREAFAFFDAIVGGGDAVLYETAGALGQGERIFITAKLPGYIRVGSGDDITEKYIFLTTAHDGSGSITAAFTPIRVVCQNTLNAALKGMANVVRIKHTAGAKQRLEDAHKVMGLADSLSTQLEGIFNNWANIKVSDAQVRKLIELALCPNKETFDLLKKGAQDELSTLFKNTVDSAFSYAMMSDTQQTATTKGTLFGAYNAVTGYYQNVRSYKDGEAKLQSLILGGTAQGKAQAAFNLCGEFAQVGADIFKFN; encoded by the coding sequence ATGGGACATAATCTTAATTTCAACGTGCAGACAGGGGAATACTCATTCTTCAGCGTGCAGCAAAAGGCATGGCACGGGCTTGGGCAAATCGTAAGCGACTACCCCACAAGCGCAGAAGCGATTGCATTTGCAGGGCTTGATTACGAAATCGCCAAAGCCCCCAACACCCACAATTTGCCGAGCGGCAACAGCATCCAGTCCAAAAGCAGCTTCTTTACCTACCGTACCGATAACGAGGCGGTACTCGGGGTTGCTGTGGGCAAGGACTACCATATCGTACAGAACCGTGAGGCATTCGCCTTTTTTGATGCCATTGTAGGCGGCGGGGATGCTGTCCTGTATGAAACCGCAGGGGCACTCGGGCAAGGGGAACGCATCTTTATAACCGCGAAACTGCCCGGCTATATCCGTGTGGGCAGTGGGGACGATATTACCGAAAAGTACATTTTCCTGACCACGGCACACGATGGCTCGGGGAGCATAACCGCTGCCTTTACCCCCATACGTGTAGTGTGCCAAAACACCCTGAACGCAGCACTCAAAGGCATGGCTAATGTGGTGCGCATCAAACATACCGCAGGGGCAAAGCAGCGATTGGAGGATGCCCACAAAGTAATGGGGCTTGCCGATAGCCTCAGCACACAACTGGAAGGGATATTCAACAACTGGGCGAATATTAAGGTAAGCGATGCGCAAGTACGCAAACTCATCGAACTGGCATTATGCCCGAACAAGGAAACTTTTGACCTGCTCAAAAAAGGGGCGCAGGACGAACTCTCTACCCTTTTTAAAAACACGGTGGACAGTGCGTTTTCCTATGCCATGATGAGCGACACCCAACAAACAGCAACTACCAAAGGTACGTTGTTCGGGGCGTATAATGCCGTAACGGGTTACTACCAAAATGTACGAAGCTACAAAGATGGGGAAGCCAAATTGCAATCCCTCATACTGGGAGGTACAGCACAGGGCAAGGCACAGGCAGCCTTTAACCTGTGCGGGGAATTTGCACAGGTCGGGGCTGATATTTTTAAATTCAATTAA
- a CDS encoding prtrc system protein e gives MEANFFKQLAGIDFAGSVQITIAHGIQGSLIVSVLVRNEGCSDSAKNLIRPMNLRGTAEDIDEKFFEYIAAPLEAASTLMVEMQGYMQHLDTVKKQSAMEKEKGDKEKKEADTKEKKYREAIERSQTLEGEGKFRDAYSKVPNPQDYPEHALEIKERRSALSARFDEGGLFDSGKTENT, from the coding sequence ATGGAAGCTAATTTTTTTAAGCAGCTTGCGGGAATTGACTTTGCAGGCAGTGTACAGATAACCATTGCCCACGGTATTCAGGGCAGCCTAATTGTATCGGTACTGGTACGGAATGAGGGATGCAGCGACAGCGCAAAAAATCTTATACGCCCCATGAACCTGCGGGGTACAGCGGAGGATATTGACGAAAAATTCTTTGAATATATTGCCGCACCCCTTGAAGCCGCTTCAACGCTGATGGTCGAAATGCAGGGTTATATGCAGCATCTTGACACTGTGAAAAAACAGTCGGCAATGGAAAAGGAAAAAGGCGACAAAGAAAAAAAGGAAGCCGATACGAAGGAAAAGAAATACAGGGAAGCCATCGAAAGGTCGCAAACCCTTGAAGGCGAAGGTAAGTTCCGTGATGCCTATTCTAAAGTACCTAACCCGCAGGACTACCCTGAACATGCTTTGGAAATCAAAGAACGAAGGTCTGCCCTTTCAGCACGTTTTGACGAGGGCGGCCTATTCGATAGCGGCAAAACGGAGAACACATAA
- a CDS encoding PRTRC system protein C, with translation MLLATPLERVFILKENGQDILLPDPEPAWAAERVLNFYSATYPILTTAKITAPEIKDDTVQYRFESVMGTKG, from the coding sequence ATGTTACTGGCAACACCATTAGAACGGGTATTCATACTCAAAGAAAACGGGCAGGACATTCTCCTCCCTGACCCTGAACCGGCATGGGCAGCAGAGCGTGTCCTGAATTTCTATTCAGCGACCTACCCCATACTGACCACGGCAAAGATAACCGCACCCGAAATTAAAGATGATACGGTACAGTATCGTTTTGAAAGCGTCATGGGTACAAAAGGATAA
- a CDS encoding PRTRC system protein B yields METLTDITGNFTQHYLPKCALVFYETDTEEKQCYVEYYDMDATGQPRNAHPLSVLETERLHACLETQARAKQAFLKPDGLLSQNVLHIDPSGGSVMWYTKARIRPMFFIPKLGIPNGKAHTPALLWKASREGVALYGLSSDRVPNINTPLYHAPFFNIYKGGRVCMGTVDVAIKSSASLEEFIEAWENCFFNSYFSHLLDSYNPVKGNCVSLWKRLIQSGDAFPKSELVRNKMTLKNLLP; encoded by the coding sequence ATGGAAACCCTAACCGATATTACCGGAAACTTTACACAGCACTATTTGCCAAAATGTGCGCTTGTTTTCTACGAAACCGACACCGAGGAAAAACAGTGTTATGTAGAATACTACGATATGGACGCTACGGGGCAACCCCGTAACGCACACCCCCTTTCGGTTTTGGAAACGGAAAGGCTTCACGCCTGCCTCGAAACGCAAGCCCGCGCCAAACAGGCATTTTTAAAGCCCGATGGGCTATTGTCCCAAAATGTCCTGCACATTGACCCCAGTGGGGGAAGTGTGATGTGGTACACAAAAGCCCGGATACGCCCGATGTTTTTTATCCCCAAACTCGGCATCCCCAACGGCAAAGCACACACCCCTGCCCTGCTTTGGAAGGCAAGCCGTGAAGGGGTAGCACTATACGGGCTGTCTTCCGACAGAGTGCCAAACATAAATACACCTCTCTACCACGCCCCATTTTTCAATATTTATAAAGGTGGCAGGGTGTGTATGGGTACAGTAGATGTGGCCATAAAATCCTCAGCTTCGCTTGAAGAGTTCATCGAAGCGTGGGAAAACTGTTTTTTTAACAGCTATTTCAGCCACCTTTTGGACAGCTACAATCCTGTAAAAGGAAACTGTGTAAGCCTGTGGAAAAGGCTTATACAATCAGGGGATGCTTTCCCGAAATCAGAACTGGTACGAAACAAAATGACACTTAAAAACCTATTGCCATGA
- a CDS encoding PRTRC system ThiF family protein: protein MKAEKTRVHFTHQSLINPYNPVSVNLIGAGGTGSKVLTALLEMNHSLIALGHPGLQVRLWDDDIISEANLGRQRFAACEVGMFKSVALINRINRFAGTAWKAETVKFERDKNQRLPENTDATLYLSCVDSVAARFEIAAILKGNTARSYNQPLYWMDFGNSHKTGQVILSTIGKLQQPDSKKHEPVRYLPFVTDEFRDVLQQSETNDDTPSCSLAEALLKQDLYINAALAQLGCSLLWNLFREGMTPYRGFFLNIADFRTQPLQV, encoded by the coding sequence ATGAAAGCGGAAAAAACAAGGGTACATTTTACCCACCAAAGCCTTATCAATCCCTACAACCCCGTTAGCGTGAACCTCATCGGTGCAGGGGGTACAGGCTCAAAAGTGCTTACCGCACTCCTTGAAATGAACCACAGCCTTATCGCTCTTGGGCATCCGGGTTTGCAGGTGCGGCTGTGGGACGATGATATCATATCCGAAGCCAACCTTGGGCGGCAACGTTTTGCCGCCTGCGAGGTCGGGATGTTTAAATCCGTAGCACTCATCAACCGTATCAACCGGTTTGCAGGCACAGCGTGGAAAGCCGAAACCGTGAAATTTGAACGGGACAAAAACCAAAGGCTCCCTGAAAATACGGATGCCACGTTATACCTCTCGTGCGTGGACAGTGTGGCAGCACGTTTTGAAATTGCAGCGATACTTAAAGGAAATACGGCACGCAGCTACAATCAGCCGCTATACTGGATGGATTTCGGGAACAGCCATAAAACAGGGCAGGTCATACTCTCCACAATAGGAAAACTACAGCAGCCTGACTCAAAAAAACACGAGCCGGTTCGTTACCTCCCTTTTGTGACCGATGAATTCCGTGATGTTTTACAGCAATCAGAAACAAATGACGACACACCAAGCTGCTCCCTTGCAGAAGCCCTGCTGAAACAGGACTTGTACATCAATGCTGCCCTTGCACAACTCGGATGCAGCCTTTTATGGAATCTCTTCAGGGAAGGCATGACCCCCTACCGTGGCTTTTTCCTGAACATAGCGGATTTCAGGACGCAACCGTTACAAGTATGA
- a CDS encoding endonuclease NucS domain-containing protein, which translates to MGNFTEAALRDYLAAQLNIIEFGLTLLEKEHYLRNVSGANGYIDILAKDLLNNYVVIEIKRSQQSSRQAIQELLKYIALLKQNYHARDSEIRCIIISTHWDELLVPFSELHYQTTLDIKGLKLKVDESFNALSCCKLPQK; encoded by the coding sequence ATGGGCAATTTTACAGAGGCAGCATTACGGGATTATCTCGCCGCGCAACTAAACATAATCGAATTTGGGCTAACCCTCCTTGAAAAAGAACATTATCTCCGGAATGTTTCCGGAGCAAACGGCTATATAGATATACTGGCAAAAGACCTCCTTAATAATTATGTTGTAATTGAGATTAAACGCAGCCAGCAGTCTTCAAGGCAGGCAATTCAGGAGCTTCTAAAATACATTGCCTTACTCAAACAGAATTATCACGCCAGGGATAGTGAAATCAGGTGTATTATAATTTCAACACACTGGGACGAATTGTTAGTACCATTCTCTGAACTACATTATCAAACTACACTTGATATTAAGGGACTAAAACTAAAAGTAGACGAATCCTTTAACGCCTTGAGCTGCTGTAAGCTCCCCCAAAAATAG
- a CDS encoding IS3 family transposase (programmed frameshift) produces MKTSKFNPTQIAKILKEFESGKDVDTISREHGVSKATFYKWRQRYGGMEASELKRLKALEEENAKLKRMYADLALELDMAKYIIEKKPLKPCHKRTIVTDLACVYPNGKSKACRLLQTSRSSLSYLSVKNDTGLIERLEGFAKDHPREGFWKCYYRLRNGGDKVNHKRLHRVYKQLGLPLRRKVKKRLPARVKEAIVIPESFTHTWSIDFMSDSLMGGRKFRSFNVIDDYNREVLFIETDYSLKSSRIIWVLKHLTNRHGKPKRIRMDNGPEFVAKLAQEWSAIMDIEFKYTQPGKPTQNALIERFNKTYREHVLDAHLFESIDEVRDISHQWVEDYNNHRPHDALGGISPSAYRIKNNTVDGLRSATATPSLHSAHQLLET; encoded by the exons ATGAAGACTAGTAAATTTAATCCCACCCAGATCGCCAAGATCCTCAAAGAGTTTGAATCGGGCAAAGATGTTGATACCATAAGCCGTGAGCATGGAGTCAGCAAAGCTACTTTTTATAAATGGCGGCAGCGTTATGGCGGTATGGAAGCCAGCGAACTTAAGCGGTTAAAAGCCCTTGAAGAGGAAAATGCCAAGCTTAAGCGTATGTATGCCGACCTTGCCCTTGAACTGGACATGGCAAAATATATCATCGAAAAAAAGC CTTTAAAGCCTTGCCATAAAAGAACCATTGTAACCGACCTGGCTTGTGTTTACCCTAACGGCAAAAGCAAGGCTTGCCGTCTCTTACAGACCAGCCGGAGCAGTTTATCGTACCTCTCGGTAAAAAATGATACAGGTCTTATTGAACGCCTTGAAGGCTTTGCAAAAGACCATCCCCGCGAAGGCTTTTGGAAGTGCTATTACCGCCTGCGCAATGGTGGTGATAAGGTAAACCATAAACGCCTGCACAGGGTGTATAAGCAACTTGGGCTTCCGTTACGCAGGAAGGTAAAGAAACGCCTGCCTGCAAGGGTTAAGGAAGCTATAGTTATACCTGAGAGCTTTACCCACACCTGGAGCATCGACTTTATGAGCGACAGCCTGATGGGCGGCAGGAAGTTCCGCAGCTTTAATGTAATTGATGACTATAACAGGGAAGTTTTGTTTATTGAGACAGATTATTCTTTGAAGAGCAGCCGCATAATATGGGTTTTAAAACACCTCACAAACCGGCATGGCAAGCCAAAACGGATACGAATGGACAACGGGCCGGAATTTGTTGCTAAATTGGCTCAGGAATGGAGTGCTATAATGGATATTGAGTTTAAGTATACCCAGCCTGGGAAACCTACACAGAACGCCCTTATAGAACGCTTCAATAAAACCTACAGGGAGCATGTGCTGGATGCACATCTTTTTGAGAGTATCGATGAGGTAAGGGATATCAGCCACCAATGGGTGGAGGACTATAACAACCACCGGCCTCATGATGCCCTGGGGGGAATCAGCCCGAGCGCCTATAGAATAAAAAACAATACAGTTGATGGGCTTCGTTCCGCTACGGCTACGCCTTCACTACACTCAGCCCATCAACTGTTAGAAACATAA
- a CDS encoding GatB/YqeY domain-containing protein: MSLQTQIMDAMKTAMKEKDTVALESLRAIKSAILLAQTESGAKEEISEEEEIKLLQRLVKQRKDSAAIYIQQNRQDLADPEIAQAAVIEKFLPAQLSEEEVEAVIRKIIAENNFSGMADMGKVMGIASKELAGSADGKTISTLVKKSLA, from the coding sequence ATGAGTTTGCAAACACAGATCATGGATGCTATGAAAACAGCCATGAAAGAAAAAGATACCGTTGCCCTGGAGTCATTAAGGGCTATTAAATCAGCAATACTACTGGCACAGACAGAAAGTGGAGCGAAAGAAGAAATATCTGAGGAAGAAGAAATAAAACTGCTTCAAAGGCTTGTAAAACAGCGTAAAGACAGTGCTGCTATATACATACAACAAAACAGGCAGGACCTGGCTGACCCGGAAATTGCACAGGCTGCCGTGATAGAAAAGTTCCTTCCGGCACAGCTTTCTGAAGAGGAAGTTGAGGCGGTTATCAGGAAAATCATTGCTGAGAATAACTTTAGCGGCATGGCCGATATGGGTAAAGTTATGGGCATAGCCAGCAAAGAACTTGCAGGCAGCGCCGATGGTAAAACCATATCTACACTTGTTAAGAAGAGTCTGGCTTAG